From the Lactuca sativa cultivar Salinas chromosome 9, Lsat_Salinas_v11, whole genome shotgun sequence genome, the window CATGAATATTCAGAGCATACACTCAATTCAAATCATGTTTTAGGTCACACATTAAGGAAGATGCATATTATGTGTGTTGTTAAATTAAACAATTCACATAAACTATTACACATAATGGAGACTGGAGTGTTTGTGTTGTGTGTAATCCAAATCTTTTTGAACTGACTCATAGACAGATGCAGATACAAGTGTGTTATGGCGTGAAATCTACGATGAAGCTAGATATATAACTTTTGGTTTCTTCCTCTTCGGGGTGGTACAACGATTGGAGTAGTGGATAGAGGATGGGAGGGTCGTACGAGCGGTGGTGGCGGCAGCTAGCTGCTGCAGGACAGAAACAAGGCGAGGGGCAGTCGAAGTAGCACCGACAACTGTCGTGTCGTGGTTGTAGATGGCGAcagaaagaagaagaataagatggAGGAATGGTGGCAGCGGACGCACTCACGGTCGCCACTCGTTCTCATCGGAAGGAAAGGTAGCCGTGATGCTCGGCGGTTTGGTGTAACAAGGAACGGAGGTAGCGACAACAGTTGTTCACAGCAGCAGGCCGGCGACGACTGGGATGGCCGGGATTAGGGTGGCGGCTGAAAAAGTGTTGTAGGGTTAAGGTTTTCGGGTGTTGCACTCTAAAAATAGGAGGGGTAAGGAATCACGGGTTCAATTCCATGTTTTACCAAACTCGGATGTATTTTAACGAGATTGGTCCCTGCCTCTACAATTCCTTTACAATTTAAATCCAATAATTACTAAACAACCTTTGCTTCACAAAATcttttacatttcaagtcctaaTATTACAATATAGACACCAAATTCTGGAAATGATACCATTTAACTTCTTATGGCTAAAGCTAATAAATTATTACGGATTTAgggttaaaataaaataaaatataaaatacatcacGGGGTTTTAaagtttattatttttatttacctattttattttattcattttatttaatttaattttattttattttatttattttaaacagaATGTTACACAATCAGGTGTCGGAAACTTAACATCAACTGTTGTCCGGCGACTGAAAGTATCAGATTTGGCAGCAGTGGATATGTGGTTATGAAACTCTATCAAATAGGGATTGATTAGGACATCGAATTGTTGGACAGGGTAAATGGAGGATTCATCCATATAATTAGGGTATGTGGTTTAGGGTTGACCCATTTAGTGGAATTTGGATATGTGGTTTAGGCGACCCATTTAAGATTTTTTTATTGACACATAGGTTTTTATATTGCCAATGTTAAAAAAGGTAAGGAGTAGTAGTGAGAGAAATATAataggttttgttttgaaaaaaaataataaataaatagaaacaACCCCAACCAAACACAATCAatcttttccttctctctcttctCGCTAATACAACTCGTCACTGTCGAGTCCTTTAGCGACTCATAGGAGATGGTGTAAATATTGGTAGGGAGTTTTTGGCGAGAGGGGTGGCGACTGTAGCCTAATACTACAAATTAACAAAAAGTAATGCTCTAAGGAGGTAATACTTTAAAAAATGCCTCATTTTATTGAAATTAGAATCCACATTACTGAAATAGGTCTGCATTCTTCTTTGTTATTCATAAATCATCCAAGTTGTAGAAATGGTACTTCAActcttttagtttttttgttaTAGAAACGGTCCttcaagtcttttttttttttttaatttttttacaaacCATCCAAACActtatttcatttaaaattttgctGTTTTGCTAGCTATTATCATGCATAATCTTCCTTTTTGCATATTAGATTTTCTACCATGCATCGTTTTTTATATATGCTAACCTAGCTATCGATTAGAAAGGCCATTCttcagtttatttatttatttattttagttttcACCAAAATACAATTTTTTACCAAACActcatctttttgttttttttcctcACACCAAAATGGAGCGTTTTCAAATTGGTCGATTGTTCGGGTTTTTCTCCCCCTGCTTTGTAATTAGTTTTGTTGCAATAATCTAGTGGTTTATTGATTTTAATATTTAACTCGCACCCTTTAAATCtgctttaattttttttcatactATATAGTACTCATGTACTTGTTGACATAGCATCATTGTATTATTGTTTGCGATTACTAACTTTTCCTTATAGTATTAACGGataaaaatcattttaatttACTCTTTAAAATATGACATAAAATTACGACATATATTTTTGTCTGTCGTAAATTATTGATATTTTACAATATCTGACATAAATTTTATGACACACTTTTATGTCTGTCATAAAAAGTGTTGTATGTCGTAATTCATATATCAAGTaaagccttttttctagtagtgttaaatTTTAACTATATTATGGAAGAAGACATCTCTAACTGTTTATTTTCAAAAAAAGTctgaaattttcaaaaaaaatcctaTACAGTAAACAATGATTATTTTGCAAGTGTTATGGTTTTTTGGGATTTAAAAAAGAAATAGAAATAGCTTTTGAGTTAATAAACCCAGACTTTAAGGACGTTTTTTTTTTTACTGATTTCCCTATTTCTAGTTTACTAATTTCAAAGATTTtccataataaaaccataatcgAGAGGATTAATAATAAATAGTCTCAGGTTGTTGTGGACTATGAACCTCCGACTGTCAATAATGATGGCTGGACAGACCATGCCTAGAAAGGTATAATAATCAAGTTTAatacaaatatattttattattttattggcAACTTGCAAAAAAGTGGTTTCCGTTTCTACAAATTAAGCACATTTCTTCTCCTTCAGTCTTCACTTGAACCATGGCTGATGTTCAAGGCTACCTCATCCTCTTTCTCATAGGTACCATAACCACCATCTTTATACGGGCGTTATTCAAGTCGAATAGTGCGAAGGGTAAATCTCGCCTTCCTCCGACTCCATTTGCCCTTCCCATCATCGGGCATCTCCACCTCCTTGGTCCAAGTCCCCACCAAGCTTTCCACAAGCTTTCTTTGAAATATGGGCCAGTTTTTCGCCTCTTTCTGGGTTCAAAACCCAGTGTTGTTTTTGGTTCACCAGAAACAGGGAAAGAATTGTTTAAAACGTATGATAATGTCTTTTTAGATAGACCCTATAACTCATCCATGGATTATATTGCCTACGGAGGCCGTGGATTCATCTTTGCTACTTACGGACCCTACTGGAAGTTCTTGAAGAAGATAGTCGTCTCAGAACTCCTCAATGCTAAAACACTCGATTCCCTCCGTCCAGTCAGAAACGAAGAAATCAATCGCTTTTTAAGATTTTTATCAGAGAAAGCCAAAGTTGGGAAGTCGGTAGAACTTGAAGGGGAGCTTATAAAGATGGCGAACAATATTATATCACGAATGCTGATGAGCAAGAGGTGTTCAGACGAAGATGACGATGCCGGGGACATAAAGAACATAGTTACCGACATAGGCGAACTCATGTTTACATTTAACCTTTCAGATCATATATGGTTCCTTAAGAATATAGATGTACAAGGAATTGGAAAAAGGTCAAAGGAAATTCGTGGAAGATTTGATGCGATGATAGAAAAGATCATGGAGAAACGTGAAGAGGCAAGAAAGCAGAATTACGAGAAAGCAGAAGTCAAGGACTTGCTTGACCTTTTACTCGACATCTCAGAAGATGAGAACATGGAGATAAAGCTGAGCAGAGACAACATTAAAGCCTTCATTCTGGTAATTAATTAACATCAGCATATCATATTTCAACCTTTGTTATATCTATATTTGCATCTACTAACATATATATATGTGTTTCATTACAGGATATATTTGGTGCAGGAACAGACACTTCTGCCATCACTACCGAGTGGGCTTTGGCTGAACTAGTAAACCATCCCCACATAATGAAAAAAGCTGTTGAAGAAATCGAGAAAGTTGTGGGAAAAGATAGACTTTTACAAGAATCAGACATACCAAACCTTCCTTATCTTCAAGCAATCGTGAAGGAATCACTACGTCTTCATCCCACAGCCCCAGTGATTCAAAGAATCTCAACAGAAGATTCCACCATCGGAGGTTACCATATTCCGGCAAACACTACAATCTTTTTCAACATATGGAGCGTCAGTAGAGACCCAGCCTACTGGGAAAACCCACTCGAGTTCAAGCCTGAAAGATTCGAAGAGAAACAGTTGGATGTAAGAGGGCAACACTTTGAGTTGTTACCATTTGGAAGTGGGAGGAGGATGTGTCCAGGGACATCGCTAGGGTTGTCGGTGGTGTATGTAACTCTCGGTTGTATGATTCAGTGTTTCGATTGGAAAGCCGGAAAAGATGGGAATCTAACTAGTGTTGACATGGAAGAGGGTATCGGGATAACACTTCCTAGAGCTAACCCTTTGGTTTGTGTTCCTGTAGCACGACTTCATCCCCTCCATTTGTCTGTGTAATACGTCACTTCGAAGTACAGTAGTCAATGGTGTTTGCTTtgattaatgttttttatttttatttttatctcatAAAATCTGAGTTCAAAACGTGTAACGAAAGCATGTTATTATGTATTTCAATGATTATGTTTCCTGCCTGAT encodes:
- the LOC111878632 gene encoding cytochrome P450 93A3, producing the protein MADVQGYLILFLIGTITTIFIRALFKSNSAKGKSRLPPTPFALPIIGHLHLLGPSPHQAFHKLSLKYGPVFRLFLGSKPSVVFGSPETGKELFKTYDNVFLDRPYNSSMDYIAYGGRGFIFATYGPYWKFLKKIVVSELLNAKTLDSLRPVRNEEINRFLRFLSEKAKVGKSVELEGELIKMANNIISRMLMSKRCSDEDDDAGDIKNIVTDIGELMFTFNLSDHIWFLKNIDVQGIGKRSKEIRGRFDAMIEKIMEKREEARKQNYEKAEVKDLLDLLLDISEDENMEIKLSRDNIKAFILDIFGAGTDTSAITTEWALAELVNHPHIMKKAVEEIEKVVGKDRLLQESDIPNLPYLQAIVKESLRLHPTAPVIQRISTEDSTIGGYHIPANTTIFFNIWSVSRDPAYWENPLEFKPERFEEKQLDVRGQHFELLPFGSGRRMCPGTSLGLSVVYVTLGCMIQCFDWKAGKDGNLTSVDMEEGIGITLPRANPLVCVPVARLHPLHLSV